A window from Candidatus Krumholzibacteriota bacterium encodes these proteins:
- a CDS encoding DUF4340 domain-containing protein gives MRARTTWILLVLLILVAAWFFAVEEPRRRATERSGRSGTIFPYGPEEVDRFSLRPPGGELIVMERSGEEWIITSPVVTPGQRSMIDLVLDQVVPGRKLEEFDGVYDFAPYGLDDPFATVILFNDRRGRVDTVRVGDTTPTGPRAYVRVNDEHAVLITRDLMHNAMRKNLFHLRDKNLFHVIPGDISAITVNDGNRRLSFAREAGGWWRTGPRYRVESSWMDAYAKRLSETIIRSFDAETTDSLDRFGLRAPGRRLFIDGPSGIVSISIGRVDEETVHVLRDGLDKVVSIRTSDILPIFEVDPEGLRSRRLAFFDPNAAHLVRWTSPDTTVALRGGDGAWVAPEAGDAAVRGQAVFSLLDDLRRTRFDGFLDDTFESGASFLDPLAVEIVIEDADGRLLDRIRIATPLADHEIGGSLSSDALGRLPVHTAARLRRRFESIGAGLMP, from the coding sequence GTGCGCGCGCGAACGACATGGATCCTCCTCGTACTGCTCATCCTGGTCGCCGCATGGTTCTTCGCCGTCGAGGAGCCGCGGCGGCGCGCGACGGAGCGTTCGGGCCGCTCCGGAACCATCTTCCCCTACGGCCCCGAGGAGGTCGACCGCTTCTCGCTCCGCCCGCCCGGGGGCGAGCTGATCGTCATGGAACGGTCCGGTGAGGAGTGGATCATCACGAGCCCGGTCGTCACCCCCGGCCAGCGGTCGATGATCGACCTCGTCCTCGACCAGGTCGTCCCCGGACGGAAACTCGAGGAATTCGACGGGGTGTATGATTTCGCCCCGTACGGTCTCGACGATCCCTTTGCCACGGTGATCCTCTTCAACGATCGTCGCGGCCGCGTCGACACGGTGCGCGTCGGCGACACGACGCCGACCGGCCCCCGCGCCTACGTCCGCGTCAACGACGAGCACGCCGTCCTCATCACGCGCGACCTGATGCACAACGCGATGCGCAAGAACCTCTTCCACCTGCGCGACAAGAACCTGTTCCACGTCATCCCCGGCGACATCTCCGCGATCACCGTCAACGACGGCAACCGCCGTCTCTCCTTCGCCCGCGAGGCCGGGGGATGGTGGCGCACCGGCCCGCGCTACCGCGTGGAGTCCTCCTGGATGGACGCGTACGCGAAGAGGCTCTCCGAGACGATCATCCGCTCCTTCGACGCGGAGACGACGGATTCCCTCGATCGGTTCGGCCTCCGCGCCCCCGGCCGCCGCCTGTTCATCGACGGCCCGTCGGGGATCGTCTCGATCTCGATCGGACGGGTCGACGAGGAGACGGTGCACGTGCTCCGCGACGGTCTCGACAAGGTCGTCTCGATCAGGACGTCGGACATCCTCCCGATCTTCGAGGTCGACCCGGAAGGGTTGCGCTCCCGCCGGCTCGCCTTCTTCGATCCGAACGCGGCGCATCTCGTCCGGTGGACGAGCCCCGACACGACCGTCGCGCTGCGCGGCGGCGACGGCGCGTGGGTCGCGCCCGAAGCGGGCGACGCGGCGGTCCGGGGCCAGGCCGTTTTCTCGCTTCTCGACGACCTGCGGCGGACGCGGTTCGACGGGTTTCTCGACGACACCTTCGAGTCGGGCGCATCCTTTCTCGATCCGCTCGCCGTCGAGATCGTCATAGAGGACGCGGACGGACGCCTGCTCGACCGCATCCGCATCGCCACGCCCCTCGCCGACCACGAGATCGGCGGATCGCTCTCCTCGGACGCACTCGGGCGTCTCCCCGTGCATACCGCCGCCCGCCTGCGCCGCCGGTTCGAATCGATCGGCGCCGGTCTCATGCCCTGA
- a CDS encoding GldG family protein → MRRMTGIFGPLGLALILVGSVTYGILHGSGFLSVLPLLLGFAFSVAALFFRDRTAGGRRQRRLEMHAWMSIALFLGLLVFLQTIATRHDRRFDTTANRRFSLAPQTRAILAGLEKDVAVNLFFKDTSPVRRVLEDLVREYAAASTRLTWRFVDPDRDPVAARRYGVGDVETIVVESGERDAHITETSEEALTNAILKVVRPGRKTVCFTTGHGEKSIDDEAPDGYSELGLALAGEGYDARELLLATADGVPDSCEMLVIAGPSVDLFPREEALVDGYLDGGGKVLMLLEPMTSIPRLCLIAYRHGIEVRDDMVIDRFGKLLAGNYLTPVVNTYGDHAITRPIRELSFFPQARSVLPADPAPEGVEAIVLCKTAQGAYSESDLDSLMAGQTRFDPEHDAAGPVAIAAVASRDVPPGDAAGAPLRRRMRLVVFGDADFAMNANVKTSAHRDLILNTIGWLAEQEDLISIRPRDPLLQPVVLSDREGRVVFWIPVVAVPLAVAGMAAFVSIRRRRSA, encoded by the coding sequence ATGCGACGCATGACAGGAATATTCGGACCGCTTGGACTGGCGCTCATACTCGTCGGCTCGGTCACCTACGGGATACTGCACGGCAGCGGTTTCCTCTCCGTCCTCCCCCTCCTCCTCGGGTTCGCCTTCTCGGTCGCCGCCCTCTTCTTTCGCGATCGCACGGCCGGCGGCAGACGCCAGCGCCGCCTCGAGATGCACGCGTGGATGTCGATCGCCCTCTTCCTCGGCCTGCTCGTCTTCCTGCAGACGATCGCGACGCGCCACGACAGGCGTTTCGACACCACGGCGAACCGGCGCTTCTCCCTCGCGCCGCAGACGCGGGCGATCCTCGCCGGTTTGGAGAAGGACGTGGCCGTGAACCTCTTCTTCAAGGACACCTCCCCCGTGCGCCGCGTGCTCGAGGATCTCGTCCGCGAATACGCCGCCGCTTCCACCCGCCTGACCTGGCGATTCGTCGATCCCGACCGCGATCCCGTCGCCGCCCGCCGCTACGGCGTCGGCGACGTGGAGACCATCGTCGTCGAATCGGGCGAGCGGGACGCGCACATCACGGAGACGAGCGAGGAAGCCCTCACCAACGCGATCCTCAAGGTCGTCAGGCCGGGAAGGAAGACCGTCTGCTTCACGACGGGCCACGGCGAGAAGTCGATCGACGACGAGGCGCCGGACGGCTACAGCGAGCTCGGCCTGGCCCTCGCGGGCGAGGGGTACGACGCGAGGGAGCTCCTTCTCGCCACGGCGGATGGGGTGCCGGACAGTTGCGAGATGCTCGTCATCGCCGGCCCGTCCGTCGATCTCTTCCCGCGCGAGGAGGCCCTCGTCGACGGCTACCTCGACGGCGGCGGAAAGGTCCTCATGCTCCTCGAGCCGATGACCTCGATCCCGCGGCTGTGCCTCATCGCGTACCGGCACGGGATCGAGGTCCGCGACGACATGGTGATCGACCGGTTCGGGAAGCTGCTCGCCGGCAACTACCTGACCCCGGTGGTCAACACCTACGGCGACCATGCGATCACCCGCCCGATACGGGAGCTTTCCTTCTTTCCCCAGGCCCGGTCCGTCCTGCCGGCCGATCCGGCGCCGGAGGGCGTCGAGGCGATCGTCCTCTGCAAGACCGCTCAGGGCGCCTACTCGGAATCCGATCTCGATTCCCTCATGGCGGGACAGACGCGCTTCGACCCCGAACACGACGCGGCGGGCCCGGTGGCCATCGCCGCCGTCGCTTCCCGCGACGTCCCCCCCGGCGACGCGGCGGGCGCCCCGCTCCGGCGCCGCATGCGCCTCGTCGTCTTCGGTGACGCCGACTTCGCGATGAACGCGAACGTGAAGACCTCCGCGCACCGCGACCTGATCCTCAACACGATCGGCTGGCTCGCCGAGCAGGAGGATCTGATCTCGATCAGGCCCCGCGATCCGCTCCTCCAGCCGGTCGTCCTCTCCGACCGTGAAGGCCGGGTGGTCTTCTGGATACCCGTCGTCGCCGTTCCCCTCGCCGTCGCCGGCATGGCTGCATTCGTCTCGATCCGGCGGCGCCGCTCCGCGTGA
- a CDS encoding ABC transporter permease subunit codes for MRPFAIIFRRELKYLFRSLTAWVTLSVFLFLAGYFFHNIFKRYNYLSYQMARSGDFGMPLNLTDDVMRPLLGDLSLILLILLPLLTMRLLAEERKQGTFELLLTYPIGDLPAVAGKYAAALATWGIMLAGTVACPVLLAVYADPEPGPIVTGYLGLFLMGGTFIAIGTFFSSLTDNQLVAGVSAFGAGLFFLVIGWTVPFAGPTAAKVISQFSLLYHLESFTKGVIVLQDVTYYLLMSAFFLFLTLKSLESARWRN; via the coding sequence ATGCGCCCCTTCGCCATCATCTTCCGGCGCGAGCTGAAGTACCTCTTCCGGTCGCTCACCGCGTGGGTGACGCTGTCGGTATTCCTCTTCCTCGCCGGCTACTTCTTCCACAACATCTTCAAGCGGTACAACTACCTCTCCTACCAGATGGCCAGGTCGGGGGATTTCGGCATGCCGCTGAACCTCACCGACGACGTCATGCGCCCGCTTCTCGGGGACCTCAGCCTCATCCTGCTCATCCTGCTTCCCCTCCTCACGATGCGCCTGCTCGCCGAGGAACGGAAGCAGGGGACGTTCGAGCTCCTGCTCACCTATCCGATCGGCGACCTGCCTGCAGTCGCCGGCAAATACGCCGCGGCGCTCGCGACCTGGGGGATCATGCTCGCGGGGACCGTCGCCTGCCCCGTGCTCCTCGCCGTCTACGCCGATCCGGAGCCCGGGCCGATCGTCACCGGCTACCTCGGCCTCTTTCTCATGGGAGGGACCTTCATCGCCATCGGCACGTTCTTCTCCTCCCTCACCGACAACCAGCTCGTCGCGGGGGTCTCCGCCTTCGGGGCGGGCCTCTTCTTCCTCGTCATCGGGTGGACGGTCCCCTTCGCCGGCCCGACCGCGGCGAAGGTGATCTCGCAGTTCTCCCTTCTCTATCATCTCGAGTCCTTCACCAAGGGCGTCATCGTCCTGCAGGACGTCACCTATTACCTCCTCATGTCGGCCTTCTTCCTCTTCCTCACGCTGAAATCGCTCGAATCGGCCAGATGGAGGAACTGA
- a CDS encoding ATP-binding cassette domain-containing protein — translation MIEVENLTRYYGANVGVRDLSFTVKRGEVLGFLGPNGAGKTTTMRMLTCFLPPTSGTARICGFDILEQSMEVRRRIGYLPEKTPLYHDMRTAEYLGFAAGLKGVPARRVTAAVGDAVEKCGLAEVAHRTIGHLSKGYQQRVGIAQAIIGDPELLILDEPTIGLDPKQIIDIRRLVKHIGQDRTVILSSHILPEVNQVCDRVIIVNRGELVAVDSPANLRNRLRRSSTVRVRLADPASTAAAAGEIKRMEGILAVATSPDDTNGIRVETAPEIDLRGAIASRLVHAGLPLVEIFGEELSLEEIFLRLVTEEA, via the coding sequence TTGATCGAGGTCGAGAACCTCACCCGGTACTACGGCGCCAACGTTGGCGTACGCGATCTCTCCTTCACCGTGAAGCGCGGCGAGGTCCTCGGCTTCCTCGGCCCGAACGGCGCGGGGAAGACGACGACGATGCGGATGCTCACCTGCTTTCTCCCCCCCACGTCCGGAACGGCGAGGATCTGCGGCTTCGACATACTCGAGCAGTCGATGGAGGTCAGGCGACGGATCGGCTACCTCCCCGAGAAGACCCCCCTCTACCACGACATGCGGACGGCCGAGTATCTCGGATTCGCCGCCGGCCTCAAGGGCGTGCCCGCGCGCCGCGTCACGGCGGCGGTCGGCGACGCCGTGGAGAAATGCGGTCTCGCCGAGGTCGCCCACCGGACGATCGGACACCTCTCCAAGGGCTACCAGCAGCGGGTCGGCATCGCGCAGGCGATCATCGGCGACCCGGAGCTGCTCATCCTCGACGAGCCGACCATCGGTCTCGATCCCAAGCAGATCATCGACATCCGGCGCCTGGTGAAGCACATCGGCCAGGACCGCACCGTGATCCTCTCCAGCCACATCCTCCCCGAGGTCAACCAGGTCTGCGACCGCGTCATCATCGTCAACCGCGGCGAGCTCGTCGCCGTCGACAGCCCCGCCAACCTGCGGAACCGGCTCCGCCGTTCCTCGACCGTCCGGGTCCGTCTCGCCGATCCGGCCTCGACGGCCGCCGCCGCCGGGGAGATCAAACGGATGGAGGGCATCCTCGCGGTGGCGACATCGCCGGACGACACGAACGGCATCCGCGTCGAGACGGCCCCCGAGATCGATCTGCGCGGAGCGATCGCCTCCCGTCTCGTCCACGCAGGACTGCCCCTCGTCGAGATCTTCGGCGAGGAGCTCTCGCTCGAGGAGATCTTCCTGCGGCTCGTCACGGAGGAGGCCTGA
- a CDS encoding DUF72 domain-containing protein, producing MESPPIVDRIWIGTAGWSYPDWIGPIYPASRTIDRLRFLARYVDCIELNSSFYRVPGRQMVRRWVERIGDLPRFLFTVKAWRAITHERTADDDAVRRFIDAFSPLEEAGRIGAWLLQFPWSFRRDAANLHLLDRLGALLSGRPVAVELRHGSWNNPETAGFLADRDLAFCNIDQPVIGDSMPPTAHATTPRLGYIRLHGRNRAHWFDPSSTRDERYDYLYDEGELSGWHERAAAVAPRVDRLFIVANNHFRGQALVNAVQLRAMLEHRRREVPPSLIALYPQLRGVATAPNQGNLLEEM from the coding sequence ATGGAGTCTCCCCCGATCGTCGACCGGATCTGGATCGGGACCGCCGGTTGGTCCTATCCCGACTGGATCGGTCCGATCTATCCCGCCTCCCGGACGATCGACCGTCTCCGCTTTCTCGCCCGCTACGTCGATTGCATCGAGCTCAACAGCTCCTTCTACCGCGTGCCGGGGAGGCAAATGGTCCGGCGGTGGGTCGAACGGATCGGCGATCTCCCCCGTTTCCTCTTCACGGTGAAGGCCTGGCGCGCCATCACCCACGAGCGAACGGCCGACGACGATGCCGTGCGCCGGTTCATCGACGCCTTCTCGCCCCTCGAGGAGGCGGGCCGGATCGGCGCCTGGCTCCTGCAGTTTCCCTGGTCATTCCGGAGAGACGCGGCCAACCTCCACCTCCTCGACCGTCTCGGAGCGCTCCTGTCCGGCCGCCCCGTCGCGGTCGAACTGCGCCATGGCTCGTGGAACAACCCCGAGACCGCCGGCTTTCTCGCCGACCGTGATCTCGCCTTCTGCAACATCGACCAGCCGGTCATCGGCGATTCGATGCCGCCGACCGCGCACGCGACGACCCCCCGGCTCGGCTACATCCGCCTGCACGGACGGAACCGCGCGCACTGGTTCGATCCCTCGTCGACACGGGACGAGCGGTACGACTACCTCTACGACGAGGGGGAACTGTCCGGGTGGCACGAACGCGCCGCCGCGGTCGCCCCGCGCGTCGACCGTCTCTTCATCGTCGCCAACAACCACTTCAGGGGCCAGGCGCTCGTCAACGCCGTCCAGCTGCGTGCGATGCTCGAACACCGCCGCCGGGAGGTGCCGCCCTCGCTGATCGCGCTCTACCCGCAGCTGCGCGGCGTCGCCACGGCGCCGAACCAGGGAAACCTGCTCGAGGAAATGTGA
- a CDS encoding glycosyltransferase family 39 protein: MTTGADSGRDRAVLAAITIAAAALRLFRLDAQSMWTDELLSVHAWTTPPGVSFAVKLLWDVHGPLYSLFMHFWSAVSTAPAWLRLPSAAAGTAAVPLVHAWLLPIGGRRVARYAALFLAVSPFALYYAQEVRFYSFLLLASILALIVYRRFVETPSIRRGALLGLSLLAACLCHFSAGFLCLGLLVHLAVTGRLRGQALGAAALAGLIVLAGISPWIYREAQFLRTISVVNVQTIPVEERYRGELTLSAWAYPYSLYAFSVGYSFGPGLRDLHRIEGAGAVFAAHRWAILTVVFLFGGLLASGIARARRGPLTLFLSIAGAAFASILLLTVLNVKIFNVRYLTSAFPVFVALLAYGAPRRAGAVAAGLVCACMLVSDAQYFLMPRYWRDDIRGAARIVEDAGREGDLVLLPGVKDVFDFYYEGPADSRGLYPGYPGTDELAGEVRDRLSAGGRVWLVRTRTWETDPGDAFLEALEGAGVSARRDSLPGVEVLRFDRETARGGG; encoded by the coding sequence ATGACGACGGGCGCAGACAGCGGGCGAGATCGCGCCGTGCTCGCCGCGATCACGATCGCGGCGGCGGCGCTGCGCCTGTTCCGCCTCGATGCGCAATCGATGTGGACGGACGAGCTCCTCTCGGTGCACGCCTGGACGACGCCGCCGGGCGTTTCCTTCGCCGTCAAGCTCCTCTGGGACGTGCACGGCCCGCTCTATTCCCTGTTCATGCATTTCTGGAGCGCCGTCTCCACCGCTCCCGCCTGGCTTCGCCTGCCGAGCGCGGCGGCGGGCACGGCCGCCGTTCCCCTCGTCCACGCATGGCTGCTGCCGATCGGCGGCAGACGCGTCGCCCGCTACGCGGCGCTCTTCCTCGCCGTCAGCCCGTTCGCCCTCTACTACGCCCAGGAGGTCCGCTTCTATTCCTTTCTCCTCCTCGCGTCGATTCTCGCCCTCATCGTCTATCGCCGGTTCGTCGAGACCCCCTCGATCCGCCGCGGCGCGCTTCTCGGGTTGAGCCTCCTCGCGGCCTGCCTCTGCCATTTCTCGGCGGGATTCCTCTGTCTCGGGCTTCTCGTCCATCTCGCGGTCACCGGCCGCCTCCGCGGGCAGGCGCTCGGCGCGGCGGCCCTCGCCGGCCTGATCGTTCTCGCCGGGATCTCGCCGTGGATCTACCGGGAGGCGCAGTTCCTGAGGACGATCAGCGTGGTGAACGTGCAGACGATCCCTGTCGAGGAGCGGTACCGGGGCGAGCTGACGCTCAGCGCGTGGGCGTACCCGTACAGTCTCTACGCCTTTTCCGTGGGGTATTCGTTCGGGCCGGGACTCCGCGATCTGCACCGGATCGAGGGGGCGGGTGCGGTCTTCGCGGCACACCGGTGGGCCATCCTGACGGTCGTTTTCCTCTTCGGCGGGCTGCTCGCGAGCGGGATCGCCCGTGCCAGGCGAGGGCCGCTGACGCTCTTCCTCTCGATCGCCGGCGCCGCTTTCGCATCGATCCTCCTCCTCACGGTACTCAACGTCAAGATCTTCAACGTCCGGTATCTCACCAGCGCCTTTCCGGTCTTCGTCGCCCTTCTCGCGTACGGCGCGCCGCGCCGGGCGGGGGCGGTCGCGGCAGGGCTCGTCTGCGCCTGCATGCTCGTCTCGGACGCGCAGTATTTCCTCATGCCCCGATACTGGCGGGATGATATCCGGGGAGCGGCCCGCATCGTCGAGGATGCCGGCCGCGAGGGAGACCTCGTGCTGCTGCCGGGGGTGAAGGACGTCTTCGACTTCTACTACGAGGGACCGGCCGACTCGCGCGGCCTCTACCCGGGCTATCCGGGCACCGACGAGCTCGCCGGCGAGGTCCGCGACCGGCTGAGCGCGGGGGGCAGGGTCTGGCTCGTCAGGACGCGGACGTGGGAGACCGATCCGGGAGACGCCTTCCTCGAAGCCCTCGAGGGGGCGGGCGTTTCCGCCCGCCGCGACAGTCTCCCCGGCGTCGAGGTCCTCAGGTTCGACCGGGAAACGGCCCGCGGGGGCGGTTGA
- a CDS encoding Hsp20/alpha crystallin family protein, whose amino-acid sequence MKKRPEFIDGFGAGREGRRRVKLPADLAWEPAVDICESADEVILSFEIAGMDPERISVEVDGRILRIDGFRENACPAGELHFHTLEIRMGRFRREIALPVSVDPSKTNARYRNGMLEIRIRKLDSNERVRNVPVE is encoded by the coding sequence ATGAAGAAACGACCGGAATTCATCGACGGTTTCGGAGCCGGCCGGGAGGGACGGCGGCGCGTGAAACTCCCCGCGGATCTCGCCTGGGAACCGGCCGTCGACATCTGCGAATCGGCGGACGAGGTGATCCTCTCCTTCGAGATCGCCGGGATGGATCCCGAACGGATCTCCGTCGAGGTCGACGGACGGATCCTCCGGATCGACGGGTTCAGGGAGAACGCCTGCCCGGCCGGCGAATTGCATTTCCACACGCTCGAGATCCGCATGGGGCGGTTCCGCAGGGAGATCGCCTTGCCCGTGTCGGTCGATCCCTCGAAGACGAATGCGCGGTACCGGAACGGGATGCTCGAGATACGGATACGGAAGCTCGATTCGAACGAGCGGGTGAGGAACGTCCCTGTGGAATAG
- the lon gene encoding endopeptidase La, protein MLVPLVLTDEHLIRLVDEALAGSKIVGVFTQRNRDTEHPGPGDIYHTGCAMLIQKMARFQDGQVRILGQGIARVEIVEMTDDTPFMRARVRVVHEPDRVSDRTKAITRNATNAFLEVVDASENYPEEIKGLVQGIKDPGRLADMLAANLEIGIEEKQHILELHDPGERIAHVYEFISGELEIARIGEKIRHNVRQEMDKEQREYYLRQQIKAIRKELGEEDAAVELDELKTEIDETPMPATAREAALKEWRRLRKMSTNSAEYTVARTYLGWLLDLPWEVSTEDAIDIRKAARILDRDHYDLAVPKERILEFLSVKTLSKSLRGSILCFVGPPGVGKTSFGRSIARAMGRRFVRISLGGIRDEAEIRGHRRTYIGALPGRIIQGIRTAGSNNPVFMLDEIDKLGHDFRGDPASALLEVLDPEQNHSFEDNYINTPFDLSRTMFITTANVTHTIPGPLLDRMEIIELPGYITREKVQIARRFLVPRQLEENGVPVKKLAFSDGAIAALVERYTREAGVRNLDRRIASVARKVARRIVEGKRGSWRVTPRNLTSYIGSADHVAQEKLKQPTVGVSTGMAKTATGGVILFVEALGVKGHGATKLTGQLGDVMKESAEAAMSFIRAHYSHCLRDDGFFENTDIHLHIPAGAVPKDGPSAGVAIATAIASLALDDAIRDDVAMTGEITLTGKVLPVGAIRDKVIAAHRAGIREVILPAANRNDVEDVPREVTRDVRFRFIERVDDCIAAALTGSGCGRRPRRRRRADDRS, encoded by the coding sequence ATGCTCGTTCCGCTCGTCTTGACCGACGAGCACCTGATCAGGCTCGTCGACGAGGCGCTGGCCGGATCGAAGATCGTCGGCGTCTTCACCCAGCGCAACCGCGACACCGAGCATCCGGGGCCGGGGGACATCTACCACACCGGCTGCGCCATGCTGATACAGAAGATGGCGCGGTTCCAGGACGGCCAGGTGCGGATACTCGGCCAGGGGATCGCGCGCGTGGAGATCGTCGAGATGACCGACGACACGCCCTTCATGCGCGCGCGGGTGCGCGTCGTCCATGAGCCCGACCGAGTCTCCGACAGGACGAAGGCGATCACCAGGAACGCGACGAATGCGTTTCTCGAGGTCGTCGACGCGTCGGAGAACTACCCGGAGGAGATCAAGGGGCTCGTCCAGGGCATCAAGGACCCGGGCCGTCTCGCCGACATGCTCGCGGCGAACCTCGAGATCGGTATCGAGGAGAAGCAGCACATCCTCGAGCTCCACGATCCCGGCGAACGGATCGCGCACGTCTACGAATTCATCTCCGGGGAACTGGAGATCGCCCGCATCGGCGAGAAGATCAGGCACAACGTCCGGCAGGAGATGGACAAGGAACAGCGCGAGTACTATCTCCGGCAGCAGATCAAGGCTATCAGGAAGGAGCTCGGCGAGGAGGACGCGGCGGTCGAGCTCGACGAGCTGAAGACGGAGATCGACGAGACGCCGATGCCGGCGACGGCCCGCGAGGCGGCGCTCAAGGAATGGCGGCGTCTCCGGAAGATGTCGACGAACTCCGCCGAGTACACCGTCGCACGCACCTATCTCGGCTGGCTGCTCGATCTGCCGTGGGAGGTGTCGACGGAGGACGCGATCGACATCCGCAAGGCGGCGAGGATACTCGACCGCGACCACTACGATCTCGCCGTGCCGAAGGAGCGGATCCTCGAGTTCCTCTCCGTGAAGACGCTCAGCAAGAGTCTCCGCGGCTCGATACTCTGCTTCGTCGGTCCGCCGGGTGTCGGCAAGACGTCCTTCGGGCGATCCATCGCCCGGGCGATGGGAAGGCGGTTCGTGCGGATCTCCCTCGGGGGGATCCGCGACGAGGCGGAGATCCGCGGACACCGGCGCACGTACATCGGCGCCCTTCCCGGCAGGATCATCCAGGGGATCCGGACGGCGGGAAGCAACAACCCCGTCTTCATGCTCGACGAGATCGACAAGCTCGGGCACGATTTCCGCGGCGATCCCGCCTCGGCCCTTCTCGAGGTGCTCGACCCGGAGCAGAACCACAGCTTCGAGGACAATTACATCAACACGCCGTTCGACCTGTCGCGGACGATGTTCATCACGACGGCGAACGTGACGCACACGATCCCCGGACCGCTCCTCGACCGGATGGAGATCATCGAGCTTCCCGGCTACATCACGCGCGAGAAGGTGCAGATCGCCAGGAGATTCCTCGTGCCGAGGCAGCTCGAGGAGAACGGCGTGCCCGTGAAGAAACTCGCCTTCTCAGACGGGGCGATCGCCGCGCTCGTCGAGCGGTACACGCGGGAGGCGGGCGTCCGCAATCTCGACCGGCGCATCGCGTCGGTCGCGCGGAAGGTCGCCCGCAGGATCGTCGAGGGAAAACGGGGCTCCTGGCGGGTCACGCCGCGGAACCTCACGTCCTACATCGGATCGGCGGACCACGTGGCACAGGAAAAGCTCAAGCAACCGACGGTCGGCGTGTCCACGGGGATGGCGAAGACGGCGACGGGGGGAGTGATCCTCTTCGTCGAGGCCCTCGGCGTGAAGGGCCACGGCGCGACGAAGCTGACGGGGCAGCTCGGCGACGTGATGAAGGAATCGGCCGAGGCGGCGATGAGCTTCATCCGGGCGCACTACAGCCATTGCCTCAGGGACGACGGCTTCTTCGAGAACACCGATATCCACCTGCATATCCCCGCCGGGGCCGTTCCGAAGGACGGGCCCAGCGCGGGCGTCGCCATCGCGACGGCGATCGCGTCGCTCGCTCTCGACGATGCGATCCGCGACGACGTCGCGATGACGGGGGAGATCACCCTCACGGGAAAGGTTCTTCCCGTCGGCGCGATCAGGGACAAGGTGATCGCGGCCCACCGGGCGGGGATCAGGGAGGTCATCCTTCCGGCGGCGAACCGCAACGACGTCGAGGACGTGCCGAGGGAGGTCACCCGCGATGTGCGGTTCCGGTTCATCGAGCGGGTCGACGACTGCATCGCGGCCGCGCTCACGGGGTCTGGATGCGGACGGCGGCCACGGAGGAGGAGACGGGCTGATGACCGATCGTGA
- a CDS encoding glycosyltransferase family 9 protein, whose translation MMRKADRGKAFALPAGVAEGRLLVVGSGDVTDLLFAAPLVNFFKRRFPAVKITVLAETANAAIVRETMKADNLISVESGQLRLYRGDYLALVRKLRKQDYRTALLLGRGFSLERAMLAFASGADIRIGFDSPAASPFVNCEIRLSPDGYEGNKIRRVLESIGIPRNDDLPPVTITQHARAHAKQLIHFRKPERDTLTVGLDPGRGKSRHRVISEIVAYLANNLAGRRKAKFLILTFPWDARMVQRFAAELKGETIDLVPADAAETIAYLSQCDLFISGNTDLFHFAAALGVPTVGLFTRFDGGRWVPGDAPNVRIFKGTRGEKLSLNRFFTMVEEVLSSGAAVSI comes from the coding sequence ATGATGAGGAAGGCGGACCGCGGGAAGGCGTTCGCGCTCCCCGCCGGCGTCGCCGAGGGACGGCTGCTCGTCGTCGGCTCGGGAGACGTCACCGACCTGCTCTTCGCCGCTCCCCTGGTCAATTTCTTCAAGCGGCGCTTTCCCGCGGTGAAGATCACCGTGCTCGCCGAGACGGCGAACGCGGCGATCGTCAGGGAGACGATGAAGGCCGACAACCTGATCAGCGTGGAGAGCGGGCAGCTCAGGCTCTACCGGGGGGACTATCTCGCGCTCGTCAGGAAACTGCGGAAGCAAGACTACCGCACGGCGCTCCTGCTCGGCAGGGGCTTCTCGCTCGAGCGGGCGATGCTCGCCTTCGCGTCGGGCGCCGACATCCGCATCGGCTTCGACAGCCCGGCGGCGTCGCCGTTCGTCAACTGCGAGATCAGACTCTCCCCGGACGGTTACGAGGGCAACAAGATCCGCCGCGTCCTCGAGTCGATCGGCATCCCCCGAAATGACGACCTGCCGCCGGTGACCATCACGCAGCATGCCCGGGCGCACGCGAAGCAACTGATCCATTTCCGGAAGCCCGAGCGCGACACGCTCACCGTCGGACTCGATCCCGGCCGCGGCAAGAGCCGCCATCGCGTGATCAGCGAGATCGTCGCCTACCTCGCGAACAACCTCGCCGGACGCAGGAAGGCGAAATTCCTCATCCTCACCTTTCCCTGGGACGCAAGGATGGTGCAGCGGTTCGCCGCCGAGCTGAAAGGGGAGACGATCGATCTCGTGCCGGCGGACGCGGCCGAGACGATCGCCTATCTCTCCCAGTGCGACCTGTTCATCTCGGGCAATACCGACCTGTTCCATTTCGCGGCCGCCCTCGGCGTGCCGACGGTGGGTCTCTTCACCCGGTTCGACGGCGGGCGCTGGGTTCCCGGCGACGCCCCGAATGTCCGCATCTTCAAGGGAACGAGAGGCGAGAAGCTCTCGCTGAACCGGTTCTTCACGATGGTCGAAGAGGTGTTGTCCTCGGGAGCGGCCGTCTCGATCTGA